A single genomic interval of Stieleria maiorica harbors:
- a CDS encoding DUF5989 family protein, with protein MTTPHSPSEQPQDEQGDKSFDSMAEGSDPGILREFIWFVKYNKKWWLTPILVVLLLLVVLAFVTSSPAAPFIYTLF; from the coding sequence ATGACGACGCCCCACAGCCCGTCCGAGCAACCTCAAGACGAACAAGGCGACAAGTCCTTCGACTCGATGGCCGAGGGATCGGATCCGGGGATCTTGCGCGAGTTCATCTGGTTTGTGAAGTACAACAAGAAGTGGTGGTTGACGCCCATCCTGGTCGTGTTACTGCTGTTGGTCGTCCTGGCCTTCGTCACCAGTTCCCCCGCCGCCCCCTTCATTTACACGTTGTTCTGA
- a CDS encoding polysaccharide biosynthesis/export family protein, protein MLSEQVADWQANTPPEDEFFDVIGIGDTVAVYLPGILPMGPAKGPPIPPNVTVMNSGRLVTGFPLAVGSDGAITLPMVDPIEVAGLTVRQAEEKIAQTYIGEDILRPGKARPMLTLIPKGEASLQSNEPSPVLIENVLGSASASPLPTGVASFEDTYGRLDRARELVAEIRSLQEKGDAWRQTLERMPVQSDQSRRNITKAIANLKPLQETKRFRLELERDYMADVIQQLATELRSKQELFEKAKAKLGVTEQLFTSGATTSAELSDVKSQAVQAEVENQSAELKYSQYRKIAKRWHEIVGDVLDDNAKSEQRVNEGGGGGTGDEGQDDQQQ, encoded by the coding sequence TTGCTGTCCGAGCAAGTCGCGGACTGGCAAGCCAACACTCCGCCAGAAGACGAATTCTTTGACGTCATCGGCATCGGTGACACCGTCGCGGTCTACCTGCCGGGCATCCTGCCGATGGGCCCCGCCAAAGGGCCGCCGATTCCGCCCAACGTCACCGTGATGAATTCGGGGCGGTTGGTCACCGGATTCCCACTGGCCGTCGGCTCCGACGGCGCGATCACGCTGCCGATGGTTGACCCGATCGAAGTCGCCGGGCTGACGGTGCGTCAGGCGGAAGAAAAAATCGCGCAAACCTACATCGGCGAAGACATCTTGCGTCCCGGGAAGGCGCGTCCGATGCTGACGTTGATCCCGAAAGGAGAAGCCTCGCTGCAGTCGAATGAGCCGTCTCCGGTTTTGATTGAAAATGTGCTTGGCAGCGCATCTGCATCCCCACTTCCCACCGGTGTGGCGTCCTTCGAAGACACCTACGGCCGTCTCGACAGAGCGAGGGAGTTGGTCGCAGAAATCCGCTCGCTACAGGAGAAAGGTGATGCCTGGCGACAAACGCTCGAAAGAATGCCGGTGCAGAGCGACCAAAGTCGTAGGAATATCACTAAAGCCATCGCAAACCTTAAACCCCTCCAAGAAACCAAACGCTTTCGTCTTGAATTAGAAAGAGACTACATGGCGGATGTGATTCAACAGCTAGCAACAGAGCTTCGCTCAAAACAAGAACTATTTGAGAAAGCAAAAGCAAAGCTTGGCGTTACCGAACAACTTTTTACATCGGGAGCGACGACCTCTGCTGAGCTATCCGATGTGAAATCTCAAGCGGTACAAGCAGAGGTGGAAAACCAAAGTGCAGAGCTCAAGTACAGTCAGTACAGAAAAATTGCCAAGCGGTGGCATGAAATCGTCGGTGACGTTCTGGACGATAACGCAAAGTCAGAACAACGTGTAAATGAAGGGGGCGGCGGGGGAACTGGTGACGAAGGCCAGGACGACCAACAGCAGTAA
- a CDS encoding serine/threonine-protein kinase — MNPELHPAAETLLQYLCEDLPRERAEEIETHLGECRTCQNNLESIAAGQDWWQALSGCLSDSTPERIVTLDAERTHASPDELWFVEDQQIHNLLAPTDDPSKIGRLGVYEVVGIVGAGATAVVLKAFDGALNRFVAIKLLRPTLAASPISRKRFAREARAAASIVHENVIEIHGVSEVDGLPYLVMPYVRGESLARRIERSWPMSTEAMLHIACQVADGLAAAHDKGLIHRDVKPSNILLGDGIERLKLTDFGLARAVDDLGLTRSGTLAGTPEYMSPEQARGETIDHRTDLFSLGSVLYAMCTGHPPYTSDSCYGVLRRIVEESPRPISQFNPDVPDWMCQLVARLMEKDRDRRMGSASIVAKTLRQCLNHLHDPRHRLPQELLPKRQRAWHRAIIAILFLIVTVSGVIAGVVMWPAVTPVQPSRPHPPTVDTEPPPVVSAEWDDGVGQILNELDRQLSDLDLGIEQNDQTGEVE; from the coding sequence ATGAACCCTGAACTTCACCCCGCGGCGGAGACACTGCTTCAGTATCTGTGCGAAGACCTGCCGAGGGAGAGAGCGGAAGAAATTGAGACCCATCTGGGTGAATGTCGAACCTGCCAGAACAACCTGGAATCGATCGCAGCGGGTCAGGATTGGTGGCAGGCCCTCTCGGGGTGCCTGTCCGATTCGACGCCCGAGAGGATCGTCACGCTCGATGCCGAGCGAACGCATGCTTCGCCGGACGAGCTTTGGTTTGTCGAAGACCAACAGATCCATAACCTGCTTGCTCCGACAGACGACCCCAGCAAGATCGGACGACTGGGTGTCTATGAAGTGGTCGGAATCGTCGGGGCGGGTGCGACCGCGGTCGTTCTGAAAGCGTTTGACGGAGCTCTTAATCGATTTGTCGCGATCAAGTTGTTGCGTCCCACCTTGGCGGCTTCACCGATCTCGCGAAAACGGTTCGCGCGGGAAGCCCGCGCCGCCGCTTCGATCGTTCATGAAAACGTGATCGAGATTCACGGGGTCAGCGAAGTCGATGGTCTTCCGTATCTGGTCATGCCCTATGTCCGCGGCGAGTCGCTGGCAAGACGCATCGAACGATCATGGCCGATGTCGACCGAAGCGATGCTGCATATCGCCTGTCAGGTAGCCGACGGCTTGGCAGCGGCCCATGACAAAGGGCTGATCCATCGCGACGTGAAACCGAGCAACATCCTGTTGGGTGACGGCATCGAACGATTGAAGCTGACCGATTTCGGGCTCGCCCGCGCCGTCGACGATCTCGGCTTGACCCGCAGCGGCACGCTGGCCGGAACACCGGAATACATGTCGCCGGAACAGGCTCGTGGAGAGACGATCGATCATCGAACGGATCTGTTTAGCCTGGGAAGTGTCCTGTACGCGATGTGTACCGGACACCCACCTTACACGTCAGACAGTTGTTACGGAGTGCTCCGTCGGATCGTCGAAGAATCACCGCGCCCGATCAGCCAGTTCAATCCCGACGTTCCCGATTGGATGTGCCAGTTGGTCGCCCGGCTGATGGAAAAGGACCGGGACCGCCGAATGGGCAGCGCTTCGATCGTGGCAAAGACACTGCGTCAATGCCTCAATCATCTTCACGATCCACGCCATCGTCTGCCGCAGGAACTGCTTCCGAAACGGCAACGTGCATGGCATCGCGCAATCATCGCGATTCTGTTTTTGATCGTGACCGTCTCTGGTGTCATTGCAGGCGTGGTGATGTGGCCGGCCGTAACCCCTGTCCAGCCCTCGAGACCGCACCCACCGACCGTGGACACGGAGCCCCCGCCCGTCGTCTCCGCGGAGTGGGACGATGGGGTCGGTCAGATATTGAACGAGCTTGACCGACAGTTGAGCGATTTGGACCTAGGCATTGAACAGAACGATCAAACGGGAGAAGTCGAATGA
- a CDS encoding RNA polymerase sigma factor — protein sequence MNAPDTRPSILIRLRDHSDREAWQQFVQVYRGVIRRVSIRYGLQEADASDIVQEVLIRVSKGIVGFDHDSNQARFRTWLGQVIRSAIIDHHRRRPREQASGLTEVHDQLAQLTDMGDQQAFDRVMCHESRNEIFRWAAGRIRGEFAESSWMAFWKTSVEQQSVDTVAEQLGRSVGAVYTSRSRIMRRLREEVQRFDESLMPEDSSGESPDEP from the coding sequence TTGAACGCTCCAGATACACGACCGAGTATCCTGATACGGCTGCGTGACCACAGTGATCGCGAGGCGTGGCAGCAGTTTGTCCAGGTCTATCGCGGTGTGATCCGCCGCGTTTCGATCCGCTACGGGTTACAGGAAGCCGACGCGTCGGACATCGTTCAAGAGGTTTTGATTCGCGTCAGCAAGGGGATCGTCGGGTTTGATCACGATTCCAACCAGGCGCGATTCCGCACCTGGCTGGGGCAGGTCATCCGATCCGCGATCATCGATCACCATCGCCGACGGCCGCGTGAGCAAGCCAGCGGATTGACCGAAGTCCATGACCAACTGGCGCAGTTGACGGATATGGGTGACCAGCAGGCGTTTGATCGAGTCATGTGTCACGAAAGCCGCAACGAGATTTTCCGCTGGGCGGCCGGGCGAATCCGTGGAGAGTTTGCCGAGTCATCTTGGATGGCATTCTGGAAAACGTCGGTCGAACAACAGAGCGTCGACACGGTCGCCGAGCAGCTCGGACGATCCGTCGGCGCGGTTTACACAAGCCGCTCACGCATCATGAGACGGCTGCGCGAAGAGGTGCAGCGATTCGATGAAAGTCTCATGCCGGAAGACTCATCGGGAGAATCACCCGATGAACCCTGA
- a CDS encoding MlaD family protein — protein sequence MDDNRLRFGVGVLVIAAIGIGIILTFLFGAVPRVLTGEYQLLVEFPAADGINSNSPVLLRGVEIGRVIDKELRENGVLLTIGIDSKYRKNLTHEYIPKIKTKSIITGDSKLEFVKGDEDELQAIHEGRLDTIRTQTYTDDQFISYGSPASDPFSLVLNLEDEMRKTLEAVQSASGSLQSVGDNVNQLVQNADGVVQNAEGQIGDVAQDARNALIEFQGAMRDIRNVIGNPELRDSLAEAFRELPVVLNEAQNTLQSTQKTFESFERVGQRFENVGVAAEKTVQNVDQTIDSVREAIESAQGTIENLEKITDPIAANSDQLVVQVLKSLANLDRTLVQVEAFGAGLNNSNGTIRRLLDDEDIYWQLRRTIENVEMATAKIRPILDDVRVFSDKIARDPRQLGVKGALDKRGSGLGLK from the coding sequence ATGGACGACAACAGGCTTAGATTCGGTGTCGGCGTTTTAGTCATCGCCGCCATCGGCATCGGAATCATCTTGACCTTTTTGTTCGGCGCCGTGCCGCGCGTGTTGACCGGTGAATACCAATTGCTGGTCGAGTTCCCGGCCGCCGACGGCATCAATTCCAACTCGCCGGTGCTGTTGCGAGGCGTCGAAATTGGACGCGTCATCGACAAGGAACTGCGCGAGAATGGTGTCTTGCTGACTATCGGGATCGACAGCAAGTACCGCAAAAACCTGACCCACGAATACATCCCCAAGATCAAGACGAAGTCGATCATCACTGGGGACTCCAAGTTGGAATTCGTCAAAGGGGACGAGGACGAATTGCAGGCGATTCATGAAGGTCGACTGGATACGATTCGCACGCAAACGTACACCGACGATCAGTTCATCTCCTACGGATCACCGGCGTCCGACCCATTTAGTTTGGTTTTGAATCTGGAAGACGAGATGCGGAAGACGTTGGAGGCGGTGCAGTCGGCCAGCGGGTCGCTGCAATCGGTCGGCGACAACGTTAACCAGTTGGTTCAAAACGCGGACGGCGTCGTCCAGAATGCCGAAGGGCAAATCGGCGACGTCGCCCAAGACGCTCGCAACGCGTTGATCGAATTCCAAGGCGCGATGCGCGACATTCGCAACGTGATCGGAAACCCGGAACTCCGCGACAGTCTGGCCGAAGCGTTTCGCGAATTACCGGTCGTACTCAACGAAGCACAGAACACTCTTCAGTCGACTCAGAAAACGTTCGAAAGCTTTGAACGCGTCGGGCAGCGGTTCGAAAACGTCGGCGTCGCCGCGGAAAAGACGGTTCAAAACGTGGACCAAACCATCGACAGTGTTCGCGAAGCGATCGAATCCGCTCAGGGGACGATCGAAAACCTCGAAAAAATCACCGATCCCATCGCAGCGAACAGCGACCAGTTGGTGGTCCAAGTCCTCAAGAGCTTGGCTAACCTGGACCGCACTTTAGTGCAGGTCGAAGCGTTCGGTGCCGGGTTGAACAACAGCAACGGAACGATCCGCCGCCTGCTGGACGATGAAGACATCTATTGGCAACTCCGCCGCACGATCGAGAACGTCGAGATGGCGACCGCCAAAATCCGCCCGATCCTGGACGACGTCCGAGTCTTCAGCGACAAAATCGCCCGTGACCCGAGGCAACTGGGCGTCAAAGGAGCCCTCGACAAACGCGGCAGCGGGCTGGGGTTGAAGTAG
- a CDS encoding ABC transporter ATP-binding protein, whose protein sequence is MSDSPKEHLIEVRNLDVTFHGQTVLKDINVAIEAGETVAVIGESGCGKTVFMKTIVGLIAPTRGTIHFDGQDLSTLSPAALSDVRRRFGFVFQNAALFDSMTIFDNVAFPMRQSTDAGEDEIHDAVLKHLQEVGLPPTVVSKRPSELSGGMRKRVGIARAIILQPELVVYDEPTTGLDPIMSDVINELMLDVRSRYPVTSVIVTHDMRTAQKVADRVLMFYPRTRLNKGQPQVLYDGPPAGLDQSADERVRQFVRGEAGQRLMEITG, encoded by the coding sequence ATGAGCGATTCGCCAAAGGAACACCTGATCGAAGTGCGCAATTTGGACGTCACCTTTCACGGCCAGACGGTGTTGAAGGACATCAATGTCGCCATCGAAGCCGGCGAGACGGTCGCGGTGATCGGTGAAAGCGGTTGCGGCAAGACCGTGTTCATGAAAACGATCGTCGGTCTGATTGCACCGACACGTGGCACGATCCACTTTGATGGACAAGATCTGTCGACCCTGTCACCGGCCGCGCTCAGTGATGTCCGCCGACGTTTCGGATTCGTGTTCCAAAACGCAGCGTTGTTCGACAGCATGACCATCTTCGACAACGTCGCCTTTCCGATGCGGCAGTCGACCGATGCGGGTGAGGACGAAATACACGACGCCGTGCTGAAACATCTTCAGGAGGTCGGGCTGCCGCCGACGGTGGTTTCCAAACGACCGAGCGAATTGAGTGGCGGCATGCGAAAACGCGTCGGCATTGCCCGTGCGATCATCTTGCAACCCGAACTGGTCGTGTACGACGAGCCGACGACGGGACTGGACCCCATCATGAGCGACGTGATCAACGAACTGATGCTGGACGTGCGTAGCCGCTATCCGGTCACCAGCGTGATCGTCACGCACGACATGCGGACGGCCCAAAAGGTCGCCGATCGCGTGCTGATGTTTTACCCGCGGACCAGACTGAACAAGGGGCAACCGCAAGTGCTGTACGACGGCCCACCGGCCGGGCTGGATCAATCCGCTGACGAACGCGTTCGACAATTCGTCCGCGGCGAAGCCGGGCAGCGGCTGATGGAGATAACGGGATAA
- a CDS encoding MlaE family ABC transporter permease translates to MLYAWVVQWGSAVVDGVATVGDIALFAWQMLVWIFTRLPQRGTLLINFYQIGVLSLPVVALTGTFIGMVLAVQSYYQFHALGLESHLGVVINTSLVRELGPVLAATMLAGRVGSAMAAVLGTMRVTEQIDALTTMGADPIHYLVVPRFLACIFLIPALTIMADFMGIVGGYFYSVMVLEIDHAAYLTHSRDGVVGFDLFSGVFKSVFFGGMIAVISCYQGFHCKPGAEGVGKAATQAFVYSFVMILAIDLFLNIILDKIYFMMYPSGANIL, encoded by the coding sequence ATGCTTTACGCGTGGGTGGTTCAGTGGGGATCGGCCGTCGTCGATGGGGTCGCGACGGTGGGCGACATCGCGCTGTTCGCTTGGCAGATGCTGGTCTGGATTTTCACGCGGTTGCCCCAACGGGGAACGCTGCTGATCAATTTTTATCAAATCGGTGTGCTCAGCCTGCCTGTGGTGGCGTTGACGGGCACGTTCATCGGGATGGTGTTGGCCGTCCAAAGCTATTACCAGTTTCACGCGCTCGGGCTGGAAAGTCATCTGGGTGTGGTGATCAACACCTCGTTGGTTCGCGAACTCGGTCCGGTGCTGGCGGCGACGATGCTGGCCGGTCGCGTCGGCAGTGCGATGGCGGCGGTGTTGGGGACGATGCGGGTGACCGAGCAGATCGACGCACTGACGACGATGGGGGCCGACCCGATTCACTATCTGGTGGTCCCGCGGTTTCTGGCCTGCATCTTTTTGATTCCCGCGCTGACCATCATGGCGGACTTCATGGGCATCGTCGGAGGTTACTTCTACAGCGTGATGGTGCTGGAAATCGATCACGCGGCCTACCTGACGCACTCACGCGACGGCGTGGTCGGATTTGACTTGTTCAGCGGCGTGTTCAAGAGCGTCTTCTTTGGCGGAATGATTGCCGTGATCAGCTGCTACCAAGGGTTTCATTGCAAGCCGGGCGCCGAAGGCGTCGGCAAGGCGGCGACGCAGGCCTTTGTGTATTCCTTCGTGATGATCCTGGCCATCGATTTGTTCTTGAACATCATCTTGGACAAGATCTACTTCATGATGTATCCGTCGGGGGCGAATATCCTATGA
- the ileS gene encoding isoleucine--tRNA ligase, with the protein MTTTSDSAAPFRAAPASPKFPALEEQMLEFWQQNDIYKQSLERRADAPPFVFFEGPPTANGMPHPGHCLTRAIKDVFPRYKTMRGYRCERKAGWDTHGLPVEVEVGKELGIHSKEEIEAYGIEPFIQKCQQSVWRYMQQWQRLTERLGFWVDLEQAYVTYHQSYVESVWWSLKNLFDRGLLYQGHKIVWWWAQGGTALSSGEVGQGYREVADPSVYVKFPLVDDPSRSLLVWTTTPWTLPSNMYAAVHPELEYSLVKHGETGEQFYLASALVKTIADKAKCEFDVLEICRGTDLIGLRYTPPFDGYLKSTGDPTGTLRTPNGDQKIEHHYWRVVAADFVTTDSGSGIVHQAAAFGEVDYEVYDEQRRRFVDGEQPELLCAVGPDGKFTEAVPEAFLGVWVKDADKALSRDLKERGLMFLQEQYLHDYPFCWRADQDPLIQYPRRSWFIRTTKFRDLMLKNNSQIGWQPEHIRDGRFGNFLESNVDWALSRERYWGTPLPIWVCEETGRMEAVGNYEELLAKPGIQGTEVWQEAKAANPELVDDLRVHKPYIDAVTYDSPFADGKRMRRVSEVIDCWYDSGAMPFAQWGWPHTGDQQFQSQFPADFISEAIDQTRGWFYSQLAIATMLFGEGASVAEPGCDVAAMKVKDLDYPLPFRNCIVLGLMLSQWWEHEDDQKKKTILLEESETKQHSGKKFSKQVGKMSKSLRNYRSPEEIFDRYGADALRWYLFANQAPWNSIIYAEQSIKDSIPEFLLRLWNTFSFFTIYAEIDGFDPRDAVAADEQLTPASLASAPKYRPASQRSEIDRWILSELNQATAKVIDRMDALDNYNACQAISSLLDGLSNWYVRRSRDRFWASDKDSQEKHDAYWTLYETLLELVKLAAPFTPFLADTLWQRLTEPFGDKTLCSVHLCDFPEVDADRIDTDLSDSMRLLREIASLGRAARASEKLKVRLPLSEVTVILTDDSQIAWLQNHDALVREELNVKAVHYTTEGDQYVQYTVVPNFKRLGPKVGKQVPAVKKALAEADGNELLGQLQSDGVVKLQLGDSVIELDGEDIEVRLQAKEGWAAAQGIGSVVVLHTEVTPELQREGIANDLIRAIQNQRKAIDCQYTDRIRVAIDSANDEVSKAIQEHRENISSETLTDSLEIGTIDGVDAAASEHGGVFVAKATTS; encoded by the coding sequence ATGACTACGACGTCTGATTCTGCTGCCCCGTTTCGTGCCGCTCCCGCCAGCCCTAAATTCCCGGCTCTGGAAGAACAGATGCTGGAATTCTGGCAGCAAAACGACATCTACAAGCAATCGCTCGAGCGTCGCGCCGATGCCCCTCCCTTCGTCTTTTTCGAAGGCCCCCCGACGGCCAACGGGATGCCCCACCCGGGCCATTGTCTGACCCGAGCGATCAAAGACGTTTTTCCTCGCTACAAGACCATGCGGGGCTACCGTTGCGAGCGGAAAGCCGGCTGGGACACGCACGGATTGCCCGTCGAAGTCGAAGTCGGCAAGGAATTGGGCATCCACAGTAAGGAGGAAATCGAGGCCTACGGGATCGAACCCTTCATCCAGAAATGCCAGCAATCCGTTTGGCGGTACATGCAGCAGTGGCAGCGGCTGACCGAGCGGTTGGGGTTTTGGGTGGATTTGGAACAGGCCTACGTGACGTATCACCAGAGTTACGTCGAGAGCGTTTGGTGGAGTTTGAAAAATCTGTTCGATCGCGGATTGCTGTACCAGGGTCACAAGATCGTCTGGTGGTGGGCCCAAGGCGGCACGGCGCTGTCCTCGGGCGAAGTCGGCCAGGGGTACCGCGAAGTCGCCGACCCGAGCGTCTATGTGAAATTCCCCCTGGTGGATGATCCCTCGCGCAGCCTGCTGGTCTGGACAACGACCCCGTGGACGCTGCCGAGCAACATGTACGCCGCCGTGCATCCGGAACTGGAGTACTCGCTGGTCAAACACGGTGAAACGGGCGAGCAGTTTTACCTGGCGTCCGCGTTGGTCAAGACGATCGCAGACAAGGCCAAGTGCGAATTCGACGTCTTGGAAATCTGTCGCGGAACCGATCTGATCGGTCTGCGCTACACGCCCCCATTTGACGGTTACCTGAAGTCGACCGGCGATCCGACCGGAACGCTGCGGACGCCAAACGGCGACCAGAAAATCGAACACCACTATTGGCGTGTCGTCGCGGCCGACTTCGTCACCACCGACAGCGGTTCGGGGATCGTTCACCAGGCGGCGGCGTTCGGTGAGGTCGACTACGAAGTCTATGACGAACAACGGCGGCGGTTCGTCGACGGCGAACAACCCGAACTACTGTGTGCGGTCGGCCCGGACGGGAAATTCACCGAAGCGGTACCGGAGGCGTTTCTCGGTGTGTGGGTCAAGGATGCCGACAAGGCCCTTTCCCGCGACCTGAAAGAACGCGGATTGATGTTTTTGCAAGAACAGTACCTGCACGATTATCCGTTCTGTTGGCGTGCCGATCAGGATCCGCTGATTCAGTACCCGCGACGCAGTTGGTTCATCCGCACGACCAAGTTCCGCGACTTGATGCTGAAGAACAACTCGCAAATCGGTTGGCAACCCGAACACATTCGTGACGGACGGTTCGGTAACTTCCTGGAATCGAACGTCGATTGGGCGTTGTCTCGCGAACGGTATTGGGGCACGCCGCTGCCGATCTGGGTTTGCGAAGAAACCGGTCGAATGGAAGCGGTTGGCAATTACGAGGAATTGCTGGCCAAGCCGGGAATCCAAGGCACCGAGGTCTGGCAGGAAGCCAAAGCCGCCAATCCCGAACTGGTCGACGACCTGCGAGTTCACAAACCCTACATCGATGCGGTCACCTACGACTCGCCCTTCGCCGACGGCAAACGGATGCGACGGGTCAGCGAGGTCATCGATTGTTGGTACGACAGCGGCGCGATGCCGTTCGCCCAATGGGGCTGGCCGCACACCGGTGACCAGCAGTTCCAATCACAGTTTCCCGCCGATTTTATCAGCGAGGCGATCGACCAAACGCGGGGCTGGTTCTACAGCCAACTGGCGATCGCGACGATGTTGTTCGGCGAAGGGGCGTCGGTGGCCGAACCGGGTTGCGACGTCGCGGCGATGAAGGTCAAGGACCTGGACTATCCGCTGCCGTTCCGCAATTGCATCGTGCTGGGGTTAATGCTTTCTCAGTGGTGGGAGCACGAAGACGACCAGAAGAAGAAAACGATTCTGTTGGAAGAATCGGAGACCAAGCAGCATTCCGGCAAGAAGTTCAGCAAGCAAGTCGGCAAGATGTCCAAGAGCCTGCGGAACTACCGCAGTCCCGAAGAGATCTTTGACCGCTACGGCGCCGACGCGTTGCGATGGTACCTGTTCGCCAACCAGGCACCGTGGAATTCGATCATCTATGCCGAGCAATCGATCAAGGATTCGATCCCTGAGTTCTTGCTTCGCCTGTGGAACACGTTCAGCTTCTTCACGATCTATGCGGAAATCGATGGCTTTGACCCACGTGATGCGGTGGCGGCTGACGAACAGTTGACGCCGGCGTCGCTGGCGTCGGCGCCGAAGTATCGGCCCGCATCGCAGCGCAGCGAGATCGATCGATGGATCTTGTCGGAATTGAACCAGGCGACGGCCAAGGTGATCGACCGCATGGACGCGTTGGACAACTACAACGCCTGCCAGGCGATTTCGTCGCTGTTGGACGGGCTGAGCAATTGGTATGTCCGCCGCAGCCGCGATCGCTTCTGGGCCAGCGACAAGGACTCCCAGGAAAAGCACGACGCCTACTGGACGCTTTATGAAACGTTGTTGGAGCTGGTCAAGCTGGCCGCCCCGTTCACACCGTTCTTGGCCGACACGCTGTGGCAACGATTGACCGAACCCTTCGGCGACAAGACCCTGTGCAGCGTTCATCTGTGTGATTTCCCCGAGGTCGACGCGGACCGGATCGACACGGATTTATCGGATTCGATGCGACTGTTGCGCGAGATCGCTTCGCTGGGTCGTGCGGCGCGGGCGAGCGAGAAGTTGAAGGTGCGACTGCCGCTGTCAGAGGTCACGGTGATCTTGACCGATGATTCACAGATCGCTTGGCTGCAAAACCATGACGCTTTGGTCCGCGAGGAATTGAACGTCAAAGCGGTCCATTACACCACCGAAGGCGACCAGTACGTCCAGTACACCGTCGTTCCGAACTTCAAACGGTTGGGGCCGAAGGTCGGCAAGCAAGTCCCGGCGGTCAAAAAGGCGTTGGCCGAAGCCGACGGAAACGAACTGCTGGGCCAATTGCAATCCGATGGCGTCGTCAAGCTTCAGCTCGGTGACAGCGTGATCGAGTTGGATGGCGAGGACATCGAAGTTCGATTGCAGGCCAAAGAGGGCTGGGCCGCGGCACAGGGGATCGGTTCGGTCGTCGTGCTGCACACCGAAGTCACGCCAGAATTGCAACGTGAAGGGATCGCCAACGATCTGATCCGCGCGATTCAGAACCAGCGCAAGGCGATCGATTGTCAATACACCGACCGGATTCGCGTGGCGATCGATTCGGCCAACGACGAAGTGTCCAAAGCGATCCAGGAACACCGGGAAAACATCTCCAGCGAAACGCTTACCGATTCGCTGGAGATCGGCACGATCGACGGCGTCGATGCGGCGGCTTCGGAACACGGCGGCGTGTTCGTCGCCAAGGCGACCACGTCATGA
- the purN gene encoding phosphoribosylglycinamide formyltransferase translates to MSEASTKLPIAVFLSGGGRTLENLLRHRDQHDLPIDVRLVISSRSGVRGIEIAQNDGIETLVIRKRDHDDAKYSKAMFDPVRRCGAKYVVMAGFLKHVLIPDDFENRVINIHPSLLPSFGGHGMYGHNVHAAAIERGVTISGCTVHFVDNQYDHGPIILQRACEVRADDTPDSLAARVFEQECEALPAALRTLL, encoded by the coding sequence ATGAGCGAGGCGTCAACGAAACTGCCGATCGCCGTGTTCTTAAGCGGCGGCGGCCGAACGCTGGAGAATCTGTTGCGGCATCGCGATCAGCATGACTTGCCGATCGATGTCCGGTTGGTGATCAGCAGTCGCAGCGGCGTTCGTGGGATCGAGATCGCCCAGAACGACGGCATCGAAACGTTGGTGATTCGCAAACGCGACCACGACGATGCGAAGTACAGCAAGGCGATGTTTGACCCGGTTCGCCGGTGTGGGGCGAAGTACGTGGTGATGGCCGGTTTTTTGAAGCACGTGTTGATTCCCGACGATTTCGAAAACCGCGTGATCAACATTCACCCGTCGCTGCTGCCGTCGTTCGGCGGCCATGGCATGTACGGCCACAACGTCCACGCGGCGGCGATCGAGCGTGGTGTCACGATCAGCGGCTGCACCGTGCACTTCGTCGACAATCAGTACGACCACGGGCCGATCATCTTGCAGCGTGCCTGTGAGGTGCGTGCCGATGACACGCCTGATTCGCTTGCCGCGCGAGTTTTCGAGCAAGAGTGCGAGGCGTTGCCGGCGGCCTTGCGGACGCTGCTCTAG